The following proteins come from a genomic window of Nodosilinea sp. FACHB-141:
- a CDS encoding DUF3153 domain-containing protein, with amino-acid sequence MKPIRIILRQFAKRPLQKTLLLLLPLLLSGCLRYDLTLRFDHQSHGQLSQTIALSDRGAALAQPTLEPWLEDLKVRSRPLGGQLSQSPQAITLTVPFGTAADLGDRFQQLFASATDSDIESVPAEELSLPDRPTYLQLPGWEPVPFTLDIDQTNWLLASRTHLTYTLDLSQLPPNQDDSADLAPWADLHFRLQVPWGLAQLAPTATPPTQQDATGATWQLEPGQITSIDATFWLPNAIALGTLGITALVLAGYGLRYRIFKPKIPTP; translated from the coding sequence ATGAAACCTATTCGAATTATTCTGAGGCAATTCGCGAAGCGACCTCTCCAGAAAACGCTGCTGCTGCTGCTGCCCCTGCTACTGAGCGGCTGCCTGCGCTACGACCTCACCCTGCGCTTTGACCACCAGAGCCACGGCCAACTATCGCAGACGATTGCTCTGAGCGATCGCGGTGCCGCCCTGGCCCAGCCCACCCTCGAACCTTGGCTGGAGGATCTGAAGGTGCGATCGCGCCCCCTCGGTGGCCAACTCAGCCAAAGCCCGCAGGCTATTACCCTCACTGTGCCCTTTGGTACCGCCGCCGACCTGGGCGATCGCTTTCAGCAGCTCTTTGCTAGTGCCACCGACTCAGATATTGAATCCGTCCCTGCCGAAGAACTGTCCCTCCCAGACCGTCCTACCTACCTACAACTGCCCGGCTGGGAGCCTGTCCCCTTTACCTTAGACATCGACCAAACCAACTGGCTGCTGGCCAGCCGCACCCACCTCACCTACACCCTCGACCTGAGCCAGCTACCCCCCAACCAGGATGATTCGGCTGATTTGGCCCCTTGGGCTGACCTGCACTTTCGGCTGCAAGTGCCCTGGGGCCTAGCCCAACTTGCTCCTACTGCCACCCCTCCTACCCAGCAAGACGCCACCGGAGCCACTTGGCAGCTTGAGCCAGGCCAGATCACCTCTATTGATGCCACCTTTTGGTTGCCCAACGCGATCGCCCTCGGCACCCTCGGCATAACAGCCCTAGTGCTCGCTGGCTATGGCCTCCGCTATCGCATCTTCAAACCCAAGATCCCCACCCCCTAA
- a CDS encoding lipopolysaccharide assembly protein LapA domain-containing protein, whose translation MRQINFVVIFVIALALVLFGIENTERVLIHIAPGLDVEAPLCVELIMAMGIGAVFAWVFSVWAQVQGYMSFGKQVQQREIRIQELEQDVQRYQVKLEEQSLLLPAAQVEDGEAVA comes from the coding sequence ATGAGGCAGATAAATTTCGTCGTTATCTTTGTGATTGCCCTAGCCCTGGTGCTATTTGGCATTGAGAACACTGAGCGGGTACTAATTCACATTGCTCCTGGCCTGGATGTAGAAGCTCCGCTGTGCGTCGAGCTAATTATGGCTATGGGCATCGGCGCGGTGTTTGCCTGGGTGTTTAGCGTTTGGGCGCAGGTGCAAGGCTACATGTCCTTTGGCAAGCAGGTGCAGCAGCGCGAAATTCGCATTCAGGAACTGGAGCAGGACGTGCAGCGCTATCAGGTCAAGCTCGAAGAACAGAGCCTGCTGCTGCCCGCCGCTCAGGTCGAAGATGGGGAAGCAGTTGCTTAG
- a CDS encoding segregation/condensation protein A, which yields MSSSLAQTAIAFLIDLADQGEIDPWDVKVIDVIDRFLSLLKSQAEALASQGRTPYEANLSESGQGFLYASMLVLLKADTMVRAEAEAEAEANPEEIWEEELPDLVPLPRNLERHLHRRAVAPIPQRRQVTLHELIQQLETMATVMADHTPRLRARRARPQPQRQAVRAIAQLAHQENLSEIAAALEAFLDQYWDELGEDTLWIDFELLLEHWPQFKPADLEDAHDFDTPHAAAVHEKVGVFWGLLFLSAQSKVELGQDQFYGDLRVRNLNRAPLTAAEAELPAFILPD from the coding sequence ATGTCATCGTCCCTGGCTCAAACTGCGATCGCATTTCTCATCGACCTGGCCGATCAGGGCGAAATCGACCCGTGGGATGTCAAGGTGATCGATGTGATCGATCGCTTCCTATCGCTGCTCAAGAGCCAGGCCGAAGCCTTGGCCAGCCAGGGCCGCACCCCCTACGAAGCTAATCTATCTGAGTCGGGTCAAGGATTTCTTTACGCCTCCATGCTGGTACTGCTCAAGGCCGACACCATGGTGCGGGCCGAAGCTGAAGCCGAGGCCGAAGCTAACCCCGAAGAGATCTGGGAAGAAGAATTGCCCGATTTGGTGCCCCTGCCCCGCAATCTAGAGCGGCACCTGCACCGTCGCGCCGTCGCCCCTATTCCCCAACGGCGGCAGGTCACGCTCCACGAGCTGATTCAGCAGCTCGAGACCATGGCCACAGTGATGGCCGACCACACCCCGCGCCTGCGGGCACGACGCGCTCGACCCCAGCCCCAGCGCCAGGCCGTGCGGGCGATCGCCCAGCTAGCCCACCAAGAAAACCTCTCTGAAATCGCTGCCGCCCTCGAAGCCTTCCTCGATCAGTACTGGGACGAGTTGGGCGAAGACACCCTGTGGATCGACTTTGAGCTGCTGCTAGAGCACTGGCCCCAGTTTAAGCCCGCCGATCTCGAAGATGCCCACGACTTTGATACCCCCCACGCCGCCGCCGTCCACGAAAAGGTGGGCGTGTTTTGGGGGCTGCTGTTTCTCTCGGCCCAGTCGAAGGTAGAGCTGGGTCAAGATCAGTTCTACGGCGATTTACGGGTCAGAAATCTTAATCGCGCCCCTCTCACCGCAGCAGAGGCCGAACTGCCGGCCTTTATTCTGCCTGACTAA
- a CDS encoding sugar phosphate nucleotidyltransferase, whose amino-acid sequence MKAMILAAGKGTRVRPITYTIPKPMIPIMQKPVMEFLLELLRQHGFDQIMVNVSHLANEIEGYFRDGQRFGVELAYSFEGRIEENGELVGDAIGSAGGMRKIQDFSPFFDDTFVVLCGDALINLDLTEAVRRHREKGSIATIITKTVPLKQVPSYGVVVTDAEGRVKSFQEKPSVEEALSTEINTGIYIFEPEVFDYIPSGVSFDIGGDLLPKLVANNAPFYGIPMEFEWVDIGKVPDYWRAIQDVLTGVVNLVDIPGQEIRPGVHVGLNVKANWDKVNIEGPVYIGGMTHIEDGATIIGPSAIGNNCSICSGAIVDKSVIFEYSRIGPGVRLVDKLVFGRYCVDKTGASIDMKAAALDWLITDTRQEFPLVPPVEHRAIAELLEQHI is encoded by the coding sequence ATGAAAGCCATGATCTTGGCTGCCGGTAAAGGCACCCGTGTACGGCCCATCACCTACACCATTCCCAAGCCCATGATTCCGATCATGCAGAAACCGGTGATGGAGTTCTTGCTCGAACTGCTGCGCCAGCACGGGTTCGACCAGATTATGGTGAACGTTAGCCACTTAGCCAACGAAATTGAGGGCTACTTTCGCGATGGGCAGCGCTTTGGGGTTGAGCTGGCCTACTCCTTCGAGGGCCGCATTGAAGAAAATGGCGAACTGGTGGGCGACGCCATCGGCTCTGCCGGAGGGATGCGCAAGATTCAAGACTTTTCGCCCTTTTTTGACGACACCTTTGTGGTGCTCTGCGGCGATGCGCTGATCAACCTCGACCTCACCGAGGCCGTGCGTCGCCACCGCGAAAAGGGCTCCATCGCCACCATTATTACCAAGACCGTGCCCCTCAAGCAGGTGCCCAGCTATGGGGTCGTGGTCACCGATGCCGAAGGACGGGTCAAGTCTTTCCAGGAAAAGCCCTCCGTTGAAGAGGCGCTCAGCACCGAGATCAACACCGGCATCTATATCTTTGAGCCTGAGGTGTTTGACTACATTCCCTCGGGCGTATCGTTTGACATTGGCGGCGACCTGCTGCCTAAGCTGGTGGCCAACAACGCCCCCTTCTACGGCATTCCCATGGAGTTTGAGTGGGTCGACATCGGTAAGGTGCCCGACTACTGGCGCGCCATTCAAGACGTACTCACCGGCGTGGTCAATCTGGTGGATATCCCCGGTCAAGAGATTCGCCCCGGCGTCCATGTGGGTCTCAACGTGAAGGCCAATTGGGACAAGGTCAACATCGAAGGGCCGGTCTACATCGGCGGCATGACCCACATCGAAGACGGAGCCACCATCATCGGCCCCAGCGCCATTGGCAACAACTGCTCGATCTGCAGCGGGGCGATCGTCGACAAGAGCGTGATCTTTGAATATTCGCGCATTGGCCCTGGGGTGCGCCTGGTAGACAAGCTGGTGTTTGGCCGCTACTGCGTGGATAAGACCGGCGCTTCGATCGACATGAAGGCCGCTGCCCTCGACTGGCTGATTACCGATACCCGTCAGGAGTTTCCGCTGGTGCCGCCCGTGGAGCATCGGGCGATCGCCGAGTTGCTAGAGCAGCATATTTAG
- a CDS encoding BMP family ABC transporter substrate-binding protein, translating to MSDRNRSFRLSRRQVVRGLLASSAFGLTAKLSTGCAQSPGTEGSAATDGSAPEELVVGFIYVGPKDDFGYNQAHAQGAAAMVANVPGIRLVEEASVPETTAVAEAMRSMIEIDGVKALFPTSFGYFDPHILAMAEEFPDVQFFHAGGLYQEGVHPKNICSYFGYIDEAQYVAGVVAAQMSPAGKLGFVAAKPIPQLLRNVNSFTLGARSVNPAATTQVIFTGDWSVPVKEAEATNSMADQGIEVITCHVDSPKVVMETAERRGVMTSGYHADQSSLAPKGYLTGAEWDWSSIYTALGKDFVAGKTLMAGDIPHVLRGGLADSFCKLSAYGPAVSDEAKAAGDAAIAGIKSGEIVIYQGPLKTNTGSEILPADQQLKTDNVELEKMDYFVEGVIGSIS from the coding sequence ATGAGCGATCGCAACCGTTCTTTTCGCCTATCGCGACGGCAGGTAGTGCGGGGGCTGCTGGCCTCCTCCGCCTTTGGGCTGACGGCCAAGTTGAGCACCGGCTGCGCCCAGTCGCCTGGCACCGAGGGCAGCGCGGCCACCGATGGATCTGCCCCAGAAGAACTGGTCGTGGGCTTCATCTACGTCGGGCCTAAGGATGACTTTGGCTACAACCAGGCCCATGCCCAGGGGGCCGCAGCCATGGTCGCCAACGTGCCCGGCATTCGCCTAGTGGAAGAGGCCAGCGTGCCCGAAACCACAGCCGTGGCCGAAGCCATGCGCAGCATGATCGAAATCGACGGGGTCAAGGCACTGTTCCCCACCTCCTTTGGCTACTTTGACCCCCACATTCTCGCCATGGCAGAAGAGTTTCCCGACGTGCAGTTTTTCCACGCCGGGGGGCTCTACCAGGAGGGCGTGCATCCCAAAAATATCTGTAGCTACTTTGGCTACATTGACGAAGCCCAGTACGTGGCCGGGGTGGTGGCGGCCCAGATGAGCCCAGCGGGCAAGCTGGGGTTTGTGGCCGCTAAGCCCATTCCGCAGCTGCTGCGCAACGTCAACAGCTTTACTCTAGGGGCCAGGTCGGTCAACCCAGCCGCCACCACCCAGGTCATCTTTACCGGCGACTGGTCAGTGCCGGTGAAAGAGGCCGAGGCCACCAACAGCATGGCCGACCAGGGCATTGAAGTGATCACCTGCCACGTCGACAGCCCCAAGGTGGTAATGGAAACCGCCGAACGGCGCGGGGTAATGACCTCGGGCTACCACGCCGACCAGAGCTCCCTGGCCCCAAAGGGCTACCTCACCGGGGCCGAATGGGACTGGTCCAGCATTTACACCGCCCTGGGCAAAGACTTCGTGGCTGGCAAAACCCTCATGGCCGGCGACATTCCCCACGTTTTGCGGGGCGGGCTAGCCGATAGCTTCTGCAAGCTGTCGGCCTACGGTCCGGCCGTCAGTGACGAGGCCAAGGCCGCTGGCGATGCCGCTATCGCCGGCATCAAATCTGGCGAGATCGTGATCTACCAAGGGCCGCTCAAGACCAACACCGGGAGCGAGATTTTGCCCGCCGACCAGCAGCTCAAAACTGACAATGTCGAGCTTGAGAAAATGGATTACTTTGTCGAAGGTGTCATCGGGTCCATTAGCTAG
- a CDS encoding ABC transporter permease produces MTLTTTWRRSLESVALPMGAVLSALVIFGVFCALVGANPLAVYASIYRAAFGSWSAWQNTLLRASPLMLTALCTALPARLGLVIIGNEGALVMGGLAAVLVGLALGSSLPGELVLLAMALGSLVAGGLWIVVAGALRHYRGVNETISSLLLNYVAIALMNHLVQGPLRDPAFVSKPSSFEIAPAAWLGNLPDTRVHWGLIYGLVASALAYILMQRTTFGFAARTAGGNVRAARIAGLPVGKLTLAVCFLAGSCAGLAGMVEVAAVQKRLNESIVSNYGYAGILVAFVARHNPLATVLVSVLLGGILASGGILQRSHNLPDATVMVFQGIVFLCVLYSESLYGRFAVFQEREVQAEGAAVVG; encoded by the coding sequence ATGACGTTGACAACAACCTGGCGGCGATCCCTTGAATCAGTGGCGCTGCCCATGGGGGCAGTGCTGTCTGCCCTGGTAATCTTCGGGGTATTTTGTGCCCTAGTTGGGGCCAACCCCCTAGCGGTGTATGCCTCCATCTATCGAGCCGCCTTTGGCAGCTGGAGCGCCTGGCAAAACACGCTGCTGCGCGCTTCACCGCTGATGCTGACGGCCCTGTGCACGGCTTTACCGGCCCGCCTGGGGCTGGTGATTATTGGCAACGAAGGGGCGCTGGTGATGGGGGGCCTAGCGGCGGTGCTGGTGGGTCTGGCCCTGGGGTCGAGTTTGCCTGGCGAACTGGTGCTGCTGGCTATGGCCCTGGGTAGCCTCGTGGCTGGGGGCCTATGGATAGTGGTGGCAGGAGCCCTGCGCCACTACCGGGGGGTGAACGAAACCATCAGCAGCCTGCTGCTGAACTACGTTGCGATCGCCCTCATGAACCACCTGGTGCAAGGCCCCCTGCGCGACCCCGCCTTTGTTAGCAAGCCCTCCAGCTTTGAAATTGCCCCAGCCGCCTGGCTGGGCAACTTGCCCGACACCCGGGTGCACTGGGGGTTGATATACGGTCTGGTGGCTTCGGCTCTGGCCTACATTTTGATGCAGCGCACCACCTTTGGCTTTGCCGCCCGCACCGCCGGGGGCAATGTGCGCGCTGCCCGCATTGCCGGGCTGCCGGTGGGCAAGCTTACCCTGGCGGTGTGTTTCTTGGCCGGCTCCTGCGCCGGGCTAGCGGGCATGGTAGAAGTCGCCGCCGTACAGAAGCGGTTGAACGAATCAATTGTGTCGAACTACGGCTACGCCGGGATTTTGGTAGCCTTTGTGGCCCGCCACAACCCCCTGGCCACGGTGCTGGTGTCGGTGCTGCTAGGAGGCATTTTGGCCAGCGGTGGCATTTTGCAGCGATCGCACAACCTGCCCGATGCCACCGTGATGGTTTTTCAGGGCATTGTCTTCCTCTGCGTGCTCTACAGCGAATCGCTCTACGGGCGCTTCGCGGTGTTTCAGGAGCGGGAGGTACAGGCTGAAGGTGCGGCTGTGGTTGGGTAG
- a CDS encoding ABC transporter permease has product MATEALGWWGVPLGILAGTLRGSVPFLLVSLGECLTEKSGKINLGLEGTLLMGAMSAYAVSYLSSGIVGPTLAPWLGVLTAGVAGMGLGAIHGWLAQQPRVNDVAVGIAMIIFGGGLANFLGKPFIQPQAPQLPTLAAGSWSSLSQVQSALQISPLFLLGVAIVPLMSWFFKSTRWGLYVRAVGDSPDAALAMGISIFWVRMASIVAGSFLAGIGGASLSLFYPGVWTERISSGQGLMAVALVIFARWQPWQCLWASLLFGGAQALGPAFQSVGIDSYYYLFNAAPYILTLLIMIVTCSPKRTLTGAPGALGQSD; this is encoded by the coding sequence ATGGCGACGGAAGCACTGGGTTGGTGGGGCGTACCCTTGGGCATTTTGGCCGGTACCCTGCGGGGCAGCGTGCCCTTTTTGCTGGTCAGTTTGGGCGAATGCCTGACGGAGAAAAGCGGCAAAATTAACCTGGGCCTAGAGGGCACTCTGCTGATGGGAGCGATGAGCGCCTATGCCGTCTCCTACCTGAGTTCGGGCATTGTTGGCCCTACCCTGGCCCCTTGGTTGGGAGTGCTGACGGCGGGGGTAGCGGGCATGGGGTTAGGAGCGATCCACGGCTGGCTGGCGCAGCAGCCCCGGGTCAACGATGTGGCCGTAGGCATCGCCATGATTATCTTTGGCGGTGGATTGGCCAACTTCTTGGGCAAGCCTTTCATTCAGCCCCAGGCCCCACAGTTGCCTACGCTGGCGGCTGGTAGCTGGAGCAGCCTATCCCAGGTGCAGTCGGCGCTGCAAATCAGCCCGCTGTTTTTGCTGGGGGTGGCGATCGTACCGTTGATGAGCTGGTTCTTTAAGTCAACCCGATGGGGTCTCTACGTGCGGGCCGTAGGCGACAGCCCCGATGCCGCCTTGGCCATGGGCATTTCGATCTTCTGGGTGCGCATGGCCAGCATTGTGGCGGGTAGCTTCTTGGCGGGAATTGGCGGAGCCAGCCTGTCGCTGTTTTACCCTGGCGTGTGGACCGAGCGCATCTCCAGCGGCCAGGGGTTGATGGCGGTGGCCCTAGTTATTTTTGCCCGCTGGCAGCCATGGCAGTGTCTGTGGGCCTCATTGCTGTTTGGCGGAGCCCAGGCGTTAGGGCCTGCGTTCCAGTCAGTGGGCATTGACTCGTATTATTACCTGTTCAACGCCGCCCCATACATTCTGACCCTGCTGATCATGATTGTCACCTGCTCACCTAAGCGCACCCTGACGGGCGCTCCGGGGGCTTTGGGGCAGAGCGATTAG
- a CDS encoding SDR family oxidoreductase produces MAEPIANQTVLITGASSGIGAACARQFAVAGARLILAARRQAPLEALAAELQQQHSTEVLTVVLDVRQSGAVGEAIANLPDPWQAIDILINNAGLSRGLDKQYEAPLDDWEAMIDTNVKGLLYVTRAVVPGMVARGRGHVVNVGSIAGRQTYPGGSVYCATKAAVRSLSEGLKLDLLGTPVRVTNIDPGLVETEFSLVRFDGDRDRAQGVYQGMTPLTGDDVADVIVFAVTRPAHVNISDVMLMPTAQASVFHTHRQAE; encoded by the coding sequence ATGGCTGAACCGATCGCAAACCAAACCGTTCTGATTACTGGCGCTAGCAGCGGCATTGGGGCTGCCTGCGCTCGCCAGTTTGCCGTCGCTGGAGCACGGCTGATTTTGGCCGCCCGTCGCCAGGCACCCCTAGAGGCGCTGGCCGCAGAACTTCAGCAGCAGCACTCCACTGAGGTCTTGACGGTGGTGCTAGATGTGCGCCAGTCGGGGGCCGTCGGTGAAGCGATCGCAAACTTGCCTGACCCCTGGCAGGCGATCGACATTTTGATCAACAACGCTGGGCTCAGCCGGGGGCTCGACAAGCAGTACGAAGCGCCCCTAGACGACTGGGAGGCCATGATCGACACCAACGTCAAAGGATTGCTCTACGTGACGCGGGCCGTGGTGCCGGGCATGGTGGCGCGGGGGCGCGGCCACGTAGTGAATGTGGGCTCGATCGCCGGACGGCAGACCTACCCCGGCGGCAGCGTCTACTGCGCCACCAAGGCAGCCGTTAGATCCCTATCAGAGGGGCTGAAGCTCGACCTATTGGGCACTCCGGTGCGGGTTACCAACATCGACCCAGGCTTGGTCGAAACCGAGTTCAGCCTAGTGCGCTTTGACGGCGATCGCGATCGCGCCCAGGGCGTTTACCAGGGCATGACTCCCCTGACCGGCGACGATGTGGCCGACGTCATTGTGTTTGCCGTCACTCGCCCAGCCCACGTCAACATCAGCGACGTCATGCTGATGCCGACCGCCCAGGCATCCGTGTTTCACACCCATCGGCAAGCTGAGTAG
- the bcp gene encoding thioredoxin-dependent thiol peroxidase, with the protein MTLSVGNPAPDFSLPDATGKTYSLADLKGQRVVLYFYPRDNTPGCTKEACGFRDRYADYQGKDAIVLGVSTDDAKSHSNFINKFSLPFPLLVDEGGEVASRYGVYGLKKFMGKEYMGITRSTFIIGPDGNLEKAYLKVKAETHADEVLADLDTL; encoded by the coding sequence ATGACCCTTTCCGTTGGCAACCCCGCTCCCGACTTTAGCCTGCCCGATGCTACCGGCAAGACCTATAGCCTGGCCGACCTCAAGGGTCAGCGAGTAGTGCTGTACTTTTACCCCCGCGACAACACCCCCGGCTGCACCAAAGAAGCCTGTGGGTTCCGCGATCGCTACGCTGACTACCAGGGCAAAGATGCGATCGTGCTGGGAGTGAGTACCGACGACGCCAAGTCCCACAGCAATTTTATCAACAAGTTCAGCCTGCCCTTTCCGCTGCTGGTGGATGAGGGCGGCGAAGTGGCCAGTCGCTACGGCGTTTATGGCCTGAAAAAGTTCATGGGTAAAGAATATATGGGTATTACCCGCAGCACCTTTATCATCGGCCCCGACGGCAACCTGGAGAAAGCCTACCTCAAGGTCAAGGCCGAAACCCACGCCGACGAGGTGCTCGCCGATCTGGACACCCTTTAG
- a CDS encoding NUDIX domain-containing protein yields MAYFAHILRTLLGLLLRRPILGTCVIPLLANGNIVLVRRRDNGLWSLPGGIVDWGEDVITSAARELKEEAGLQTVGLERLVGVYSQPGRDPRFHSVCVTVAVQVTGKPYPADPREILEASAFSPDDLPWDRLSHDHRQHLQDFFKGETVLA; encoded by the coding sequence ATGGCCTACTTTGCCCATATTTTACGCACCCTGCTGGGGCTGCTGCTACGCCGCCCCATTCTCGGCACCTGCGTCATTCCGCTGCTAGCCAATGGCAATATTGTGCTGGTGCGCCGCCGTGACAACGGGCTGTGGAGCCTGCCCGGCGGCATTGTTGACTGGGGTGAAGACGTGATTACCTCCGCCGCCCGCGAGCTCAAAGAAGAGGCCGGGCTCCAGACCGTGGGGCTGGAGCGTCTGGTGGGGGTATACTCCCAGCCGGGACGCGACCCCCGGTTTCATTCAGTGTGTGTAACGGTGGCGGTGCAGGTAACAGGCAAGCCCTATCCGGCTGATCCCCGAGAAATCTTAGAAGCCTCCGCCTTTAGCCCCGACGACCTGCCGTGGGATCGCCTCTCCCACGACCACCGTCAGCATTTGCAAGATTTCTTTAAGGGAGAAACGGTTTTAGCCTAA
- a CDS encoding alpha/beta fold hydrolase, which produces MPLPAEIPIRTGRMKLPSGNVFWHEGGKSQAETVIFLHGSWQDSTQWLPAMQCLAPQYHCLAPDLLGFGESWREGKAYSVAFQVEALHSWLSALRIHRFRLVGHSLGAWVAGQYALTYPDQVQSLTVLAPEGVNDRALRGRWQRDRWLVAPWSPLPLMLPWLGNAAWVKALRARHRCLRQSPAACKTLFQRRTAAINGELLHQGLGQLWLPTLVLEAATADSVTHQLTHAWLRLLPDPQYRELTAADTPLGVDEQEFAAAIDQLKLPDLPFQVRKVPPAPPRSTVP; this is translated from the coding sequence ATGCCGTTACCCGCCGAGATTCCCATTCGCACTGGCCGCATGAAGCTCCCCAGCGGCAACGTGTTTTGGCATGAGGGCGGTAAATCTCAGGCAGAAACGGTGATTTTCTTGCATGGGTCTTGGCAGGACAGCACCCAGTGGCTACCGGCCATGCAGTGCCTGGCTCCTCAATACCATTGCCTAGCCCCCGATCTGCTGGGTTTTGGCGAGTCGTGGCGAGAAGGAAAAGCTTACTCAGTAGCCTTTCAGGTGGAAGCATTGCACAGCTGGCTGAGCGCCCTGCGCATTCATCGGTTTCGGCTAGTGGGCCATTCTTTAGGAGCCTGGGTGGCAGGCCAGTATGCCCTCACCTACCCCGACCAAGTGCAGAGCCTAACGGTGCTGGCCCCCGAGGGCGTGAACGATCGCGCTTTACGAGGCCGCTGGCAGCGCGATCGCTGGCTAGTCGCCCCCTGGTCACCCCTGCCGCTGATGCTGCCTTGGCTGGGTAATGCCGCCTGGGTCAAAGCACTGCGCGCTCGCCACCGTTGTCTGCGCCAGTCTCCTGCCGCCTGCAAGACGCTGTTTCAGCGTCGCACCGCCGCCATCAACGGCGAACTGCTGCACCAGGGACTAGGACAACTTTGGCTGCCGACCCTGGTGCTAGAGGCTGCCACCGCTGACTCCGTGACCCACCAGCTCACCCATGCCTGGCTGCGCCTACTACCCGATCCGCAGTACCGCGAACTCACCGCCGCTGACACGCCCTTAGGAGTAGATGAGCAGGAGTTTGCGGCGGCGATCGATCAGCTCAAGCTCCCTGATTTACCCTTTCAGGTGCGTAAGGTACCCCCCGCCCCGCCCAGGTCGACAGTGCCCTAG
- a CDS encoding alpha/beta fold hydrolase: protein MVGTVTSSPEGKAEAPAIATEGNVAIAEREIYFISGLGADWRVFQRLQLEGYRPVHILWQRPDRHESIEQYAQRLLTQVTVENPIFVGLSFGGLMAIEMAKLCRPQQVIVISSATTGAQIPAYYKVFRWLPVQLVVPFKQLLWVVHGLLNWLFGLNNRDDCSLFKQVLVDTDLCFLKWAINQVVGWRNQVVPEHLVHIHGSSDRIFPFGYRSADVVVPGGGHLMVLNRAEELSQLLMATLATSPVES, encoded by the coding sequence ATGGTTGGCACCGTCACATCATCCCCAGAGGGCAAAGCTGAAGCTCCGGCGATCGCAACTGAGGGCAACGTGGCGATCGCCGAGCGCGAGATCTACTTCATCAGCGGTCTCGGTGCCGACTGGCGGGTGTTCCAACGCTTACAGCTAGAGGGCTATCGCCCGGTTCACATTCTATGGCAGCGTCCCGATCGCCACGAGTCCATCGAGCAGTATGCCCAGCGATTGCTGACCCAGGTCACGGTAGAAAACCCTATTTTTGTGGGGCTTTCCTTTGGCGGGCTAATGGCGATTGAAATGGCAAAGCTTTGCCGCCCACAGCAGGTGATTGTGATTTCTAGCGCGACTACGGGGGCGCAGATTCCGGCTTACTATAAAGTGTTTCGCTGGCTGCCGGTGCAGCTGGTGGTGCCCTTTAAGCAACTGCTGTGGGTGGTACACGGGCTTTTAAACTGGCTGTTTGGCCTCAACAACCGCGATGACTGCTCCCTGTTTAAGCAGGTGTTGGTCGATACCGATCTCTGTTTTCTCAAGTGGGCTATCAACCAGGTGGTGGGCTGGCGCAATCAGGTAGTGCCTGAGCATTTAGTCCACATTCACGGCAGCAGCGATCGCATCTTTCCCTTTGGCTACCGCAGTGCCGATGTCGTCGTGCCCGGTGGCGGCCATCTCATGGTGCTCAACCGGGCCGAAGAACTGTCTCAACTACTAATGGCGACGCTGGCCACTAGCCCCGTGGAGAGCTAG